The genomic stretch ACAGATCAAGATAATTTATCCGTCCATTGACGTAAGCTTCTCGAACTCTTTTCCTCAATATATCGGCTGATTTGCCGATCTCACTCTCTGCCTTGCGCAGTTCAACCGAGAGCTGGCCGATCTCTTTTTCGTTGGTTTGGATCTTTTCCTTGGCCATGCTGATCTTGCGATTGGCGCTTTTCAGCTGCCGCGTGACTACAACAAGCTTACCCAGGGCCTCTTGTCTTTGCTCCCGGGTCTGCTTTAGTTTTTCCTTGTTCTCTTCCAGGGCCTGGCGGATCGTCTCCAACTTTGTCTGCTCATCGGGCGGGGCCGCTTCTTCCGCTCTAGCCTGACATGCCAACCCAGCAATGAACAGGATAATAATTATCTTGACCAGAAGCTTCATGAACTATAAATACTATCACAATTGAACAGCTCTCTCAAGATTAGCGAAAAAGCCCCCGGGCCCTCTTTAATCGATGGTATTTTACCGCGAAACGGTGGGCCTCGTCGCGGACCCTTTGCAGCAGCTGCAACGCGGCTGACTCCCGCCCTAATTCAAGCGGTTTCCCTTGGTCCGGTAAAATTATTCTTTCCTCTTTTTTAGCCAAACCGATCATCGGAACCCCCTCCCCAGCCGTCCCTTTTATCCCGGCTAATGCTCCTCCCAGCTGCGGCAGACCACCATCGATCAGGATCAAGTCGGGGAGCGGCAGCTGCCTTGATAGTCCTCCGCCGTAGCGCCTTTTAACAACTTCGTTCATTGAGCGGACATCGTTCGGCTCCCCTTTGACCGAGCGTATCATAAATCTACGGTAATGCGGCTTGAACGGCGATCCGTCGGTAAAAACGACCATTGATGCCACAATATATGACCCGGAAGTATTGGAAATATCGAACGCCTCTATCCTGGACGGCAAAGTCGGCAAACCCAGCGCATCCCGCAGTTTAATTAACGCTTTGGGCTCTTCCGGCCCGGTGCTTTCCGGCTGTTTTCTTTTTTCAACTATCTTTGTCAAATAACTGATCCGGTCGCGCAAGCTTGCGGCTGTTTCGAATTCCTTTGCTCCGGAGGCTTTCTCCATTTCCAGCCGCAACTTGCCGATAAGCCTGCTTAATTTCCCCTTTAATAGCTCTTTAATGCTGGTAACGATTGAACGATATTCCGCCTGGCTGATCCTGTCAATGCAAGGGCCGGGACAAACACCTATCCTAAAGTACAGGCAGGGTTGAGGCTTTTTTTTCAGAGGAGAATCCTTGCACCAGCGAAAAGGAAATATTTTTTTTATCATCCTTAACAGCTCTTTAGCCATAACCCCGGTGTATGGGCCGAAGTAAAGGGCGCCGTCTCTTTGCTTGCGGCGCGCCATTATAAGCCGCGGCCACTCTTCTTTTACGGTAAGCTTGAGATATGGATATGATTTGTCGTCTTTTAAGTTGATGTTGTACCTGGGGCGGTACTTTTTAACAAACTGGTCCTCGAGCAGCAAGGCATCCATCTCCGACCCGGTGATCTGGTAGTCCAGGTCGCAAGCCCTGCGCAGCAAAAGGTTTGTCTTAATATCTGGCTCGCGGTTAAAATAGGAAAGTACGCGTCGTTTCAGCGCTTTTGCTTTGCCGACATAAATGATCGAGCCTGTCCGATCCTTGAAGATATATACCCCGGGGGAATTCGGCAGCTGCGAAGCTTTTTCCCGGAGAGAAGGCATCTCCCGTTACTTGGCGGCGACGATTACTTTCGGCGCGGCTACAATGTCGTGAAACAGCTTGATCTTAACCTGGTATTCACCGATCATTTTGATCGGGGCGGCCAATTCTATTTTTCTCTTGTCAATTTCATGGCCAGCCGTTTTCTTGATCTCTTCCGCGATATCGGCGGTAGTAATCGTTCCGAAAAGCCGGCCTTCTTCTCCCGCGTTCGCGCTCAGGTTAACCTCAAGGGCTGTCAATTGTGCCGCTAATTCCTGCAACTCGGCCCTGCGCTTATCCAGCTTCCCTTTTCGCTTTTCCCGCCTTTTTCCGGCAGCGATCACCGCTGCAGGAGTGGCCAGTATGGCCAGTTTGTTTGGTATCAAATAATTACGGGCATAGCCGTTGGAAACCTCTTCGATCCTGTCGTCTTCAACAAAGATTACTTTCATATTAATCCACCATATACGGCACTAAGCCGACCTCTCTTGACCTTTTAACCGCTTTTGCTACCATCCGCTGATGCAGGGCGCAGCAACCGCTGAGCCGCCGCGGAGCGATCTTGCCGCGATCGGTCATAAACCGCCTGACAAAAGCCACGTCTTTAAAGTCTATCTTTTTGTCGTCTATGCAAAAAATGCACGGCTTGCGCTTCCTTTTTTTAAATTGTGATGGTTTCCCTTTCCGTTCTCTTTCCTTGCCTTCCATTATTCACCTCTCCTTAAAATGGGGCCTCTTCAGTATCGATTTTTTCCGGCCCGGCTTCGCTCGCTACCGGCGCCTCAGCCGTGTCACCCTTTCTTCCCAGCATCTGCATATTGTCGGCCACAACCTCCGACATGGTTTTCTTTTGGCCGTCCTTTCCAACATAACCTCTGATCTGCAGGCGCCCTTCGATCGCGACCGGACGCCCTTTTTTCAAAAATTCACCGCATACTTCAGCCAGCCTTCGCCAGGCAACGATATTGATAAAATCAACATCCTGTCCGCTCTTGCCGCCGTCTCCACCGTCGGCATCGCTTTTTTTGATCCGATTGACCGCAATGGTGAACCGGGCGACCGCTATCCCGCTTGGGGTGTAGCGCAATTCCGGGTCTCTGGTCAGGTTGCCGATCAAAAATGCTTTGTTATACATGTTAAAAAGGAAGGTCCTCCGCCGCTTCGAGGTCCGCCATTTCTGCGTCGCCAACGGCAGCAACCGCCTCTTCTTTCCTTGTCTTGGCGGCCTGACCTTTGTCAAGAGGAACAATGCTCCTGGCGACAACTTCCGTAACCCATTGGCGCTGACCGTTCTGACCGTCAAATGAACGGTTTTGGATCCGCCCTTCAACTAAAACCATTAACCCTTTTTTTAAACGGTCCTTGCTCTCCTCCGCTAATTTGCGCCAGGCAACCACATCGATGTAATCAACCGCGTTCTCGCCAAAAGAGCGCTCGACTTCCAGTCTGAACTTAGCGACCGGCAGGCCATTTACTGTTATTCTGCTGTCCAGTTCTTCAACAAGGCGGCCAACCAGTATTATTCGATTAAGATTCGCCAACCGCTTCCCCTTTTATTTCACCAACATTGACCGCCTCAAGCGGAGTCCCGATTATCTCTTTTTTCTCTACAGGAGCTTCTGTTTGGACAAAAGCGTTGGTTAAAAAATACCTCGTAACGTTTTCGGTCACTTTTAAGAGGGCCTTTACCTCGGCCGGCAGATTTGCCGGTCCCTTTAGCCTTACCAAAACATAAAAGCCGTTTGCCTGTCTTTTGGCCTTTTTAAACACCGAATTAAGCCGCCTTACTCCCCATTTTTCAACACTGTCAATCTCACCCTTTAAAGATTTGATTTTATCGCTGATTTTATCGATAATTAGCCCGATTTTCTCTTCTCCGAGTATCGGGTCCATGATCATGATCAATTCATATGCTTTCAATGAAATAACCTCCGTTTTTTAATATTATTTTTTTCTTAATGAGTAATTATTGTAGCATAATTAAAGGAAATAAGCAATCTGTTAAACGTTGAACCTGATGACTATAATATCTCCATCTTCGACTATATACTCCTTCCCTTCGGTCTTTAAAACCCCTTTTTCCCTCGCTTTGGGATAAGAGCCGCAATCGATCATTTCCTGATATCGGATAACTTCGGCCGCAATAAAGCCTCTCTCCATGTCTGAGTGGATCTTCCCGGCCGCCTGAGGGGCTTTTGCCCCTTTTTGGATCGTCCAGGCATGCGTCTCTTTCTCTCCAGCTGTAAAAAAAGTGATCAAATTCAACAGTTCATAGCTTGACCGGATCAACTGGGCAAGGGCCGACTCTTTGATCCCCATTCCTTCCATCAGGCTTAATGCTTCCTCAACCGGGAGCTCGGCAATTTCAGCCTCAAGCTTTGAGCAGATGGTGACAACTTTTGCTCCCTGTTCCCTGGCAATACCTTGAATCTGCTTGATCTGCTCCGGGCTCCCGTCTTCATCAACATTAGCAACATATAACACCGGCTTCAGCGTGATCAGAGAAAACTCTCGCAGTAGTTTTAGGTCGTCCGAACTCATGGAAGAAACAAGCGATCTTGCCGGCTGGCCTTTGTCTAAAAGCTCTTTTATCTTTTCGAGCAGATGAAGCGTCCTTAAGATATCCTTATCCCCGCTCTTGATCGCTTTCCTGATCGATTCAAATCGCTTTTCAATGGTTGCCAGATCGGCTAAGATCAGTTCTGCCTCAATAATTTCGATGTCACGGCGCGGATCGACCGCTCCCTCAACGTGGACAACATCTTCGGCGGAAAAACAACGGACAACATGGGCAATAGCATCAACCTCGCGAATATGGGCCAGGAATTTATTTCCTAACCCTTCTCCCTTGTGGGCCCCTTTGACCAGACCGGCAATATCATAAAATTCAATGATCGCCGGGACAACCTTTTTAGAGCTGAAAAGCTTGACCAAAGCTTCAATTCTTGGGTCAGGGACTTCCACGACCCCGATGTTCGGATCGATCGTACAAAATGGGTAATTAGATGCCTGCGCCTTTGCTCTGGACAAGGCATTAAAAAGCGTTGACTTCCCAACATTAGGGAGGCCAACGATCCCGATCGATAGCCCCATTATTTTTTAACCAATGTCAGGGCTTTTTTCTTCAGCTCCGCCGCTTTATCGGTCTTTTCCCACGGCAGATCCAGATCGTTGCGGCCAAAATGACCGTAAGCGGCCACCTGTTTGTAGATCGGCCGGCGCAGATCAAGATTTTTAATGATCAATCCCGGCCGCAGATCAAACACTTCATCAATGATTTTAGCGATCTCGCTGTCCGGGATTTTTCCTGTTCCAAATGTATCTACCATGATCGAAAGCGGATGAGCGATCCCGATCGCGTAGGCAAGCTGAACCTCGCAGCGCTTCGCTAGTTCTGCCGCAACAACATTCTTGGCGACCCAGCGGGCGGCATACGCGCCTGACCGATCGACTTTTGTCGGATCTTTGCCGCTAAATGCTCCGCCGCCGTGGCGCGAGTAGCCCCCATAAGTATCAACAATGATCTTTCGCCCGGTAACCCCGGAGTCTCCCTGCGGCCCACCGATCACAAAGCGCCCGGTTGGATTGACGTAATACTTGGTATCCTTGTCTACCATTTCCTTAGGCAAAACCTTGGCAACGACCTTTTCCAAAACATCTTTTTCCAGTTTTTTAGGATCGATCTCGGGAGAATGCTGGGCGGCGACCAGCACGGTGTGGATCCTGACCGGCCGGTCATTTTTGTACTCGATCGTCACCTGGGATTTCCCGTCAGGGCGCAAGTAGGGCATCTCGCCGTTCTTGCGGACTTCGGCAAGCCTTTTGCTTAGCTTATGGGCCAAAACGATCGGCATCGGCATCAACTCGGCTGTTTCGTCACAGGCAAAACCGAACATTAACCCCTGGTCGCCTGCGCCGATCGACTCCAGGTCTTCTTTGACCACTTCGCCCCCTCTGATCTCTAACGCGGTGTCAACCCCACGGGCGATATCCTTGCTCTGCTCCTTTAGGGAAACCAGCACGCCTGAGGTTTCCCAGTCAAAGCCATATTTTGCGTCGGTATAGCCGATCTCTTTTATGGTCTCCCTAACAATTTGCGGGATCTCAACGTAACAGCCGGTGGTCACTTCGCCGGCAACAACACAAAGACCGTTGGTCACCAGGGTCTCAACCGCAACCCGGCCGACCGGGTCTTTGGCCAAGATCGCATCCAGGATCGCGTCAGAAATTTGATCGCATACCTTGTCTGGGTGCCCCTCGGTCACTGATTCTGAAGTAAACAAATAGTTTTTATCCATGGCGTATCCTCCCTAATGTATATGAATCTGCGACTGGAATGTCAGTCTACAATACTAATAAATGGACTGTCAAGCTTACGCGGTCGTTTAATTGCTGGTCAGCGCCTGCTCCAGGACCAAGGCTTCCGTTGAGGCGATCCTTTTGATCGAATTAACAAAGGCGGCTATTCCTACTTTATCGTTCTCTGTTAAGCCTTCTTTTTCGGCCGCGATCCTGATCCTGGGAAGCATGGCTTCGGCTTTTATGGAGACATTTTTAAGCTGGCTCCGCTCCGTTAATATCTTTTCCAACCAGACATTCCCCGGATCGTTTGGCTGTTCATACATGATTTTCATCGCCTCTTCCGCTTCATCGCGGCAACTTTCAGCCGCTAAGAATAATGCTTTGCCAAACCCATCGTCATTCGCGGTTAAAATCTGTTTAACATTATTTCTGGCAAATATTTCTTTCCAGGTTGCGTCCGTCCCTTTTATGGTTTTTTCTCCCCATTTCCCCCAATTATAGGCTTCATAAACAGCTCCGCCCGGAACCAACAATGGGGTTGCCAGAAAGTCCAGCCCGGCAATCTCCAAAAACTGGTACCCGTTCCCGGCCGCATATTCCTGCTGGGTGCTAAAGCCAAAGAGCATTTTAAGCGTCTCTTCGGTTTGCTTTCTTGCCTTGTCTAGGTCGGTTGTTCCTGAGCTATCGCTTCCCGGCCAAATTTCCCCTAACGTTCGCAGAAGAAGCCCTCTTTCCAGACGACCGGCGATCCACCTCGCAGCCGATAGTTTTATTTGTTGATTGCGCGGGTTTGCTTCCGGCAATGAGCCTGCGGCATAAAAGCTGCCGGATTCGGTTTTTTCCTTGGACCGGCTCTTCCCGGCCAAAAAACATGAATAGCGGGCTACCGCCTTGGTTTGTTCAGTTATTATTGCCCAAGTGCCGGACTCATGGTATTTTTTCCAGGGGGAATCGTCGCCAACAATGATCTTTTCTTCACCAACCGGCAGGAACTTCCAGTCGGTAAAATTATAGGCCATTAAATTGGCGGTTGCCTGCAATGGGAAACCTGCGGTCCGGGAGCCGTCCTTTATCTCCCAGTCGACTTCGAACGCTTTCCCGGCCGGCAGGGCAACGACATTCAAGGGAATAAATGGAAAAGAAAGCCCCACCTCCACCTCTGTTTCGCTGGGCGAAAACATCAATGACTTTATTCCGCCTAATTTAATGCCATTTGAGTCGGCCAATGTAACCGTGGAA from Candidatus Margulisiibacteriota bacterium encodes the following:
- a CDS encoding excinuclease ABC subunit UvrC; this translates as MPSLREKASQLPNSPGVYIFKDRTGSIIYVGKAKALKRRVLSYFNREPDIKTNLLLRRACDLDYQITGSEMDALLLEDQFVKKYRPRYNINLKDDKSYPYLKLTVKEEWPRLIMARRKQRDGALYFGPYTGVMAKELLRMIKKIFPFRWCKDSPLKKKPQPCLYFRIGVCPGPCIDRISQAEYRSIVTSIKELLKGKLSRLIGKLRLEMEKASGAKEFETAASLRDRISYLTKIVEKRKQPESTGPEEPKALIKLRDALGLPTLPSRIEAFDISNTSGSYIVASMVVFTDGSPFKPHYRRFMIRSVKGEPNDVRSMNEVVKRRYGGGLSRQLPLPDLILIDGGLPQLGGALAGIKGTAGEGVPMIGLAKKEERIILPDQGKPLELGRESAALQLLQRVRDEAHRFAVKYHRLKRARGLFR
- the rplI gene encoding 50S ribosomal protein L9 → MKVIFVEDDRIEEVSNGYARNYLIPNKLAILATPAAVIAAGKRREKRKGKLDKRRAELQELAAQLTALEVNLSANAGEEGRLFGTITTADIAEEIKKTAGHEIDKRKIELAAPIKMIGEYQVKIKLFHDIVAAPKVIVAAK
- the rpsR gene encoding 30S ribosomal protein S18, which translates into the protein MEGKERERKGKPSQFKKRKRKPCIFCIDDKKIDFKDVAFVRRFMTDRGKIAPRRLSGCCALHQRMVAKAVKRSREVGLVPYMVD
- a CDS encoding single-stranded DNA-binding protein yields the protein MYNKAFLIGNLTRDPELRYTPSGIAVARFTIAVNRIKKSDADGGDGGKSGQDVDFINIVAWRRLAEVCGEFLKKGRPVAIEGRLQIRGYVGKDGQKKTMSEVVADNMQMLGRKGDTAEAPVASEAGPEKIDTEEAPF
- a CDS encoding single-stranded DNA-binding protein, giving the protein MANLNRIILVGRLVEELDSRITVNGLPVAKFRLEVERSFGENAVDYIDVVAWRKLAEESKDRLKKGLMVLVEGRIQNRSFDGQNGQRQWVTEVVARSIVPLDKGQAAKTRKEEAVAAVGDAEMADLEAAEDLPF
- the rpsF gene encoding 30S ribosomal protein S6; the encoded protein is MKAYELIMIMDPILGEEKIGLIIDKISDKIKSLKGEIDSVEKWGVRRLNSVFKKAKRQANGFYVLVRLKGPANLPAEVKALLKVTENVTRYFLTNAFVQTEAPVEKKEIIGTPLEAVNVGEIKGEAVGES
- the ychF gene encoding redox-regulated ATPase YchF → MGLSIGIVGLPNVGKSTLFNALSRAKAQASNYPFCTIDPNIGVVEVPDPRIEALVKLFSSKKVVPAIIEFYDIAGLVKGAHKGEGLGNKFLAHIREVDAIAHVVRCFSAEDVVHVEGAVDPRRDIEIIEAELILADLATIEKRFESIRKAIKSGDKDILRTLHLLEKIKELLDKGQPARSLVSSMSSDDLKLLREFSLITLKPVLYVANVDEDGSPEQIKQIQGIAREQGAKVVTICSKLEAEIAELPVEEALSLMEGMGIKESALAQLIRSSYELLNLITFFTAGEKETHAWTIQKGAKAPQAAGKIHSDMERGFIAAEVIRYQEMIDCGSYPKAREKGVLKTEGKEYIVEDGDIIVIRFNV
- the metK gene encoding methionine adenosyltransferase yields the protein MDKNYLFTSESVTEGHPDKVCDQISDAILDAILAKDPVGRVAVETLVTNGLCVVAGEVTTGCYVEIPQIVRETIKEIGYTDAKYGFDWETSGVLVSLKEQSKDIARGVDTALEIRGGEVVKEDLESIGAGDQGLMFGFACDETAELMPMPIVLAHKLSKRLAEVRKNGEMPYLRPDGKSQVTIEYKNDRPVRIHTVLVAAQHSPEIDPKKLEKDVLEKVVAKVLPKEMVDKDTKYYVNPTGRFVIGGPQGDSGVTGRKIIVDTYGGYSRHGGGAFSGKDPTKVDRSGAYAARWVAKNVVAAELAKRCEVQLAYAIGIAHPLSIMVDTFGTGKIPDSEIAKIIDEVFDLRPGLIIKNLDLRRPIYKQVAAYGHFGRNDLDLPWEKTDKAAELKKKALTLVKK